The following proteins come from a genomic window of Anopheles ziemanni chromosome 3, idAnoZiCoDA_A2_x.2, whole genome shotgun sequence:
- the LOC131289733 gene encoding uncharacterized protein LOC131289733, with protein sequence MGKKDAEAQTAVPYDRLADDESTAADSLERHETGTTKLKLSDEIRRDLPVNGYQHSAPASTGMGGGEPQATSAEHEELFAQYREEEGKLGTSNESEEQTDHQMNGNRSKRSGANARVNNRTGDTGATFSRKLLLANALVNVLMFAVAGYITYHCFNKAMVLFSWHPTFMSIGYLILMSQAVLTMSGTNYFTHRCHHRTKVFLHWLLQAVAGILITIAAVCIFLNKIRLQKSHFQTLHGIFGLVTVCFTLASIAGGVTTKYAFQLRQYMRPIYSKLIHGIAGTVTYLLGVITIGLGVYSHWFQEDNDANVRLTLVIAIGVIAVYVIIAPMLNTIQRMKTAVRSTL encoded by the exons atgggaaaaaaagatGCTGAAGCACAGACAGCTGTTCCCTACGATCGTCTTGCGGACGATGAATCAACAG CAGCTGATTCGTTGGAAAGGCACGAAACAGGAACCACGAAACTCAAACTATCAGACGAGATAAGGCGAGATCTTCCCGTGAACGGTTATCAGCACAGTGCTCCTGCTTCCACCGGAATGGGTGGTGGAGAACCACAAGCAACCAGCGCAGAACACGAAGAGCTGTTTGCGCAGTATCGCGAGGAGGAGGGCAAACTTGGCACGTCCAACGAGTCCGAAGAGCAAACGGATCATCAAATGAATGGCAATCGTAGCAAGCGCAGCGGAGCAAATGCGCGGGTGAATAATAGAACCGGAGATACGGGAGCTACGTTTAGTCGAAAGCTATTGCTAGCAAATGCACTGgtcaacgttttgatgttcgCTGTTGCCGGCTACATAACGTACCATTGCTTCAACAAAGCGATGGTACTGTTTTCGTGGCACCCAACATTCATGTCGATAGGG TACCTGATTCTGATGTCCCAGGCAGTGCTGACAATGTCCGGGACAAACTACTTCACGCACCGTTGCCATCACCGAACGAAAGTGTTTCTCCACTGGCTACtgcaggcggtagctggcatACTGATTACGATCGCTGCAGTGTGCAtatttctcaacaaaattcgacTGCAAAAGTCGCATTTTCAAACTCTGCACGGTATTTTCGGATTGGTGACCGTTTGCTTTACGTTGGCTTCAATCGCTGGTGGAGTGACCACTAAATACGCATTTCAATTACGCCAGTATATGCGCCCTATCTACAGCAAACTGATCCATGGGATTGCAGGCACCGTGACGTATCTGCTTGGCGTAATTACTATCGGCTTGGGAGTGTATTCCCATTGGTTCCAGGAGGACAACGACGCAAACGTGCGATTAACATTGGTGATTGCAATTGGAGTTATTGCTGTGTACGTTATTATTGCACCGATGCTAAATACGATACAACGAATGAAAACAGCCGTTCGTTCCACGTTGTAA
- the LOC131289738 gene encoding transmembrane protein 42, translating into MDGQKPYYAMVAGICASSASLFGKLTSNSDVVAARIGLPEWPALTQLLCIGIMIALNACVWRFFVKALHTGSGSTLVASLVSAVTNYITSAVLGWLIFKENTTVFWWAGTALVLSGLLLIISGTEEQESSMPSTKLNEKTD; encoded by the exons ATGGATGGGCAAAAGCCCTACTATGCGATGGTGGCAGGAATATGCGCATCTTCCGCAAGTTTGTTCGGAAAATTAACCTCCAACAGTGATGTTGTGGCAGCAAGAATTGGTCTACCAGAA TGGCCTGCATTAACTCAACTACTTTGCATTGGAATTATGATTGCTCTGAACGCCTGTGTTTGGAGATTTTTCGTCAAGGCTCTTCACACGGGATCAGGATCAACGTTAGTTGCATCATTGGTTAGTGCTGTTACGAACTACATTACCTCG GCGGTTCTAGGATGGttaatttttaaagaaaataccACGGTGTTCTGGTGGGCCGGAACTGCTTTGGTTCTGTCAGGACTGCTTTTAATAATCAGCGGAACAGAAGAACAAGAAAGTTCGATGCCATCGACGAAATTAAATGAGAAAACTGACTGA
- the LOC131289732 gene encoding uncharacterized protein LOC131289732 — protein MTEVQKRKAIKESGKMGPTKITQEDQQFNINFVGEVKKHPCLFDSNSAEYKQAAVQERAWQAVSGAVDESVDTCKKRWRNLRCCMTRYLKSVRDNGDVHSNLRRKPYYLYAHMQFVLPYLKMRDEGANYEPDESTWIKQNSTTTEDLNRTEDEECEDEPQEMETLDVQEEDHQQQQLKESIIQSIKILPMSQEAQSHENHEQHEPLSVSEAGETTTTYEIITATPTKQARLSNPINTIDTAGPSVSSPVHTPDTKKDLLGQRQFFAITGNSTHSMPCFSTSTLTHQQQMPTFAQQTQLQPQTAQHFALIPSAPTIVSDADHNFFQSIAPDIQSMTLEQKRKFRIGILRLIDEVLSS, from the coding sequence ATGACCGAGGTTCAAAAACGAAAGGCAATAAAAGAGTCTGGCAAAATGGGCCCAACAAAGATCACTCAAGAAGACCAGCAGTTCAACATAAACTTCGTGGGGGAAGTAAAAAAGCATCCGTGTCTGTTTGATAGCAACAGTGCCGAATACAAGCAAGCCGCGGTCCAGGAAAGAGCTTGGCAAGCTGTCTCTGGGGCAGTGGATGAATCGGTGGACACCTGCAAGAAAAGGTGGCGAAATTTGCGCTGTTGCATGACACGCTACCTCAAATCGGTCCGGGACAATGGCGATGTTCACTCGAATCTACGGCGCAAACCGTACTATCTTTACGCGCACATGCAGTTTGTCTTGCCGTACTTGAAGATGCGTGATGAGGGAGCCAACTATGAACCAGACGAAAGCACCTGGATAAAACAGAATTCGACAACTACTGAGGATTTAAACCGGACAGAGGACGAGGAGTGTGAAGACGAGCCCCAGGAAATGGAAACGCTGGATGTGCAGGAGGAagaccaccagcagcagcagctcaaaGAGAGCATAATACAGTCCATCAAAATCCTTCCAATGAGTCAAGAAGCGCAATCACACGAGAACCATGAACAACATGAACCCCTCTCTGTTTCGGAGGCAGGAGAAACTACTACCACCTATGAAATAATAACAGCGACCCCCACAAAACAGGCACGCCTCTCGAATCCCATCAATACCATTGACACGGCTGGCCCTTCCGTCTCCAGTCCAGTACATACGCCTGACACCAAGAAGGACCTTTTGGGCCAACGGCAGTTCTTCGCAATCACGGGAAACTCAACCCATTCGATGCCCTGTTTCTCTACCAGCACCTTGACACACCAGCAGCAAATGCCCACCTTTGCCCAGCAGACTCAACTGCAACCGCAAACCGCGCAACACTTTGCGCTTATTCCGAGTGCTCCGACGATAGTGAGCGATGCTGATCACAACTTCTTTCAGAGTATCGCTCCGGACATTCAATCGATGACGCTCGAGCAAAAGCGCAAATTCAGGATTGGTATTTTGCGACTTATTGATGAAGTACTCAGTTCGTAA